One stretch of Miscanthus floridulus cultivar M001 chromosome 18, ASM1932011v1, whole genome shotgun sequence DNA includes these proteins:
- the LOC136522421 gene encoding tyrosine N-monooxygenase-like has protein sequence MQLEAAAAGLLPSSSSSSSSMVPHVLLVLVVMLLCLVKTHRPWRRKGRCTPPLPPGPVPWPLVGNLPEMMVSDKPAFQWVHQIMKETGTDIACIKLGGVHVIPITCPKIALEVLKNQDANFASRPLTMASKTFSRGYRDAVMSPYGGQWRKMRRVLASEIVCPSRHRWLHDKRADEADNLTRYVHNLAKAGSGVVDVRHIARHYCGNVVRRLIFNTRYFGKPQPDGGPGPLEVQHVDAVFASLGLLYSFCVSDYLPWLLGLDLDGHEKMVKEANERVTRLHDAVIHERWRLWKSGERREPEDFLDVLIMLKDADGRPVLSIEEVKAQLMDITFASMDNPSNAVEWALAEMVNSPEMLKKAVDEIDSVVGRERLVQESDIPRLNYVKACIREAFRLHPVAPFNVPHVALADTTVAGYHIPKGSHVILSRTGLGRNPDVWDDPLRFNPERHITVSPEVEVSLVEHDLRFISFSTGRRGCIAAVLGTAMSIMLFGRLLQGFSWSTMAGVAAIDLSESRHNTFMARPLVLQAEPRLPAHLYPGISL, from the coding sequence ATGCAACTAGAGGCGGCGGCAGCTGGCCTcctgccctcctcctcctcctcctcctcctccatggtcCCACATGTGTTATTAGTCCTAGTAGTGATGCTCCTGTGCCTCGTCAAAACCCACAGGCCGTGGCGGAGGAAGGGCAGGTGCACCCCTCCGCTCCCGCCGGGGCCCGTGCCATGGCCACTCGTTGGCAACCTGCCGGAGATGATGGTCAGCGACAAGCCGGCGTTCCAGTGGGTCCATCAGATCATGAAGGAGACGGGAACCGACATCGCCTGCATCAAACTGGGCGGTGTCCACGTCATCCCCATCACCTGCCCCAAGATCGCGCTCGAGGTGCTCAAGAACCAGGACGCCAACTTCGCCTCTCGCCCGCTCACCATGGCCTCCAAGACCTTCAGCAGAGGCTACAGGGACGCCGTGATGTCCCCCTACGGGGGCCAGTGGAGGAAGATGCGCCGCGTGCTCGCCTCCGAGATCGTCTGCCCGTCCCGTCACAGGTGGCTCCACGACAAGCGTGCCGACGAGGCAGACAACCTCACCCGCTACGTCCACAACCTCGCGAAAGCGGGGTCCGGCGTCGTTGACGTTAGGCATATCGCACGCCACTACTGCGGAAACGTCGTCCGCCGCCTCATCTTCAACACGCGCTACTTTGGCAAGCCGCAGCCTGACGGTGGCCCTGGCCCGCTGGAGGTGCAGCATGTGGACGCCGTCTTTGCGTCCCTGGGCCTCCTGTACTCCTTCTGTGTCTCTGACTATCTCCCGTGGCTGCTGGGCCTCGACCTAGACGGCCACGAGAAGATGGTCAAGGAGGCCAATGAGAGGGTAACCAGGCTGCACGACGCGGTCATCCATGAGCGGTGGAGGCTGTGGAAGAGCGGCGAGAGGCGGGAGCCCGAGGACTTCCTAGACGTGCTCATTATGCTCAAGGATGCCGACGGCAGGCCGGTGCTCAGCATCGAGGAGGTCAAAGCTCAGCTAATGGACATCACGTTCGCGTCCATGGACAACCCGTCAAATGCAGTGGAGTGGGCTCTGGCCGAGATGGTGAACAGCCCGGAGATGCTGAAGAAGGCAGTGGACGAGATCGACAGCGTCGTTGGCCGGGAACGGCTGGTGCAGGAGTCCGACATCCCGCGGCTAAACTACGTCAAGGCCTGCATCCGCGAGGCGTTCCGCCTGCACCCTGTGGCGCCTTTCAACGTCCCCCATGTCGCTCTCGCGGACACCACCGTTGCCGGCTACCACATCCCCAAGGGCAGCCACGTCATCCTCAGCCGCACTGGCCTTGGACGCAACCCTGATGTCTGGGACGACCCTCTTCGCTTCAACCCCGAACGCCACATCACTGTCAGTCCCGAGGTGGAGGTCTCGCTCGTTGAGCATGATCTACGGTTCATCTCCTTCAGCACTGGTCGTCGCGGCTGCATcgctgcagtgctcggcactgctaTGAGCATCATGCTCTTCGGTAGGCTCCTGCAGGGGTTCTCTTGGAGCACGATGGCCGGGGTGGCGGCCATCGACCTCAGCGAGTCCAGGCACAACACCTTCATGGCACGGCCGCTGGTGCTGCAGGCCGAGCCACGGCTTCCAGCGCATCTCTACCCAGGGATTTCTTTGTAA